The proteins below are encoded in one region of Metabacillus dongyingensis:
- a CDS encoding alpha-amylase family glycosyl hydrolase → MRRMRRKWTSFLLIILLLSSGVMSSWQAFAADEKSVITVDGNDHDWAGTEPLASSANPGYKGFHLGNVYLKNDSKFLYYWVDAKNVPNWGDNGMYMNLALNVNNEDSNVEGNPWGAPFHFGGTDAKPQFHIVSRIKNDREIARAALYSAEDFNHPRLSTWENIKGAQFASDRTKGFEGKIPLSEMGLENNDSLKAIAVLSGNTAAEHGAFDVSPEASGNTAAGSWNEKDDSNKQSVYGAEYTIKGIIDAKQLELTSAAPADGAADVKTTSPITLTFNEPIKLEQPNSISLIENGGQAVNSEITAAANQLKIVPEILQKELDYTLTVPKQSITGEKSGTALEQDLSLSLKTSEMNSPVKRYVQFTYSREDADYDGWNIWTWQTGLEDGEKLFTEENDRGAVSKFEVGAEASNIGFVIRKGQNWAVKDPYDQDRYIETDPSQPLTKVFVESGKSEFHTIPAIKGPVISEGKATFFYRDQELFENNAMSDIDHVKIKIDGKQFDMKYDEKNEYFLYTFELPKEGKYEYKFLVTMGGTTKEVTDPYNEKSYIDYVIPKVKMKAAVSPKEVTSNQNAVLSLDIKSDQENILFSDMYADASSIGGPDDLQIDPQLKEVTLSVKSSVPAGDKEIPVTAVDEFGNKHTTTAAISVKPRVSEGEGDFDWDEARIYFMLTDRFNDGDQGNNDPNNEKYDVNHPESYHGGDFKGISEKLDYLDDLGINTIWITPIVDNIDWDLRHNKNGNQYGYHGYWAKDFSKLDEHLGEMEDLNELLDKAHERKIKIMVDVVLNHTGYGLKESDKFDQNIPNFPLDEDRERFKGMLRSGGTDVIRGELAGLPDLITEDSAVREQIIDWQTAWASHKTKKGNSIDYFRVDTVKHVEDTTWKAFKNKLTKVNPDFKLIGEYYGGGIDNTGGYLNSGQMDSLLDFNFKYEARDFINGEIEAVEARLEERGGKLSNTATMGQFLSSHDEDGFLLAHAGGDKSKQKIAAALQITAKGQPVIYYGEELGQTGKHAGDMDKGEFNENRYNLDWDNTENNDLLTHYQKLLNIRKDYSSVFAKGDRAKVAGSNEDGYLVFKREYKDQSLVIGLNTTEEIQQITIDVPFEKAADVIDLYSGKKYKVSSEQQVTVDLADRELGGTFILSLENKRTEPPAEGENSPGPSGIDEENGTVQGQNKSNEHLSESKPAGEKDSKNENNKLPATSTNTYTYMMIGAVLLILGTILFRKKYQKT, encoded by the coding sequence ATGAGGAGAATGAGAAGGAAATGGACATCCTTTCTGTTAATTATTCTGCTCCTGTCAAGTGGTGTAATGAGTTCTTGGCAGGCATTTGCCGCTGATGAAAAAAGCGTAATAACGGTTGATGGAAACGATCATGACTGGGCAGGAACAGAACCGCTGGCATCATCTGCAAACCCGGGATATAAAGGATTTCATCTCGGAAATGTCTATCTGAAAAATGACAGCAAATTTCTCTATTACTGGGTTGATGCTAAAAATGTCCCAAACTGGGGCGACAATGGCATGTACATGAATCTGGCATTAAACGTAAATAACGAAGATTCGAATGTGGAAGGAAATCCATGGGGAGCACCATTCCATTTTGGAGGTACAGATGCAAAACCTCAGTTTCATATCGTTTCAAGAATAAAGAATGATCGTGAAATAGCCCGAGCTGCGTTATACAGTGCAGAAGATTTTAATCATCCCAGACTTTCCACTTGGGAAAATATCAAAGGTGCACAGTTTGCATCTGACCGCACGAAGGGATTTGAAGGGAAAATCCCATTAAGTGAAATGGGGCTTGAAAATAATGATTCACTAAAAGCAATTGCCGTATTAAGCGGAAATACTGCTGCTGAACATGGTGCATTTGATGTAAGCCCTGAGGCCAGCGGAAATACTGCTGCAGGATCATGGAATGAAAAAGATGATTCAAATAAGCAATCAGTCTATGGCGCTGAATATACCATTAAAGGAATCATCGATGCAAAACAGCTTGAACTTACTTCAGCAGCACCTGCTGATGGAGCTGCGGATGTTAAAACAACTTCACCAATTACCCTGACGTTCAATGAGCCAATAAAACTGGAGCAGCCGAATAGCATTTCCCTTATAGAAAATGGTGGACAGGCTGTAAATTCAGAAATTACTGCGGCTGCAAACCAGCTGAAAATAGTTCCTGAGATTCTGCAAAAAGAGCTAGATTATACGCTTACTGTTCCAAAACAATCCATCACCGGAGAAAAATCAGGAACAGCATTAGAGCAGGATCTCTCTCTTTCTTTAAAAACAAGTGAGATGAACAGTCCGGTTAAAAGGTATGTACAGTTTACGTATTCCAGAGAGGATGCCGATTATGACGGCTGGAATATTTGGACTTGGCAAACGGGACTTGAAGATGGCGAAAAGCTGTTTACTGAAGAGAATGATAGAGGTGCCGTTTCAAAGTTTGAAGTAGGAGCGGAGGCATCGAACATAGGATTTGTGATTAGAAAAGGTCAGAACTGGGCTGTAAAGGATCCATATGATCAAGACAGGTATATTGAAACAGATCCATCACAGCCGCTGACAAAAGTGTTTGTCGAAAGCGGTAAGAGTGAGTTTCACACAATTCCAGCGATAAAGGGTCCTGTCATATCGGAAGGAAAAGCAACATTCTTCTATCGCGATCAGGAGCTATTCGAAAACAATGCGATGTCTGATATTGATCATGTAAAAATAAAAATTGACGGCAAGCAATTTGACATGAAATATGATGAGAAAAATGAATATTTCTTATATACATTTGAACTGCCAAAAGAGGGGAAGTATGAATACAAGTTTCTTGTCACAATGGGCGGAACAACGAAAGAAGTAACAGATCCATATAATGAAAAATCATATATCGACTACGTCATTCCAAAAGTAAAGATGAAAGCAGCTGTATCTCCAAAAGAAGTGACATCCAATCAGAATGCTGTCTTAAGTCTGGATATAAAATCTGATCAGGAAAACATCCTGTTTTCAGATATGTATGCTGATGCTTCATCTATTGGAGGACCGGATGACTTGCAGATCGATCCACAATTAAAAGAAGTGACTTTGTCAGTAAAGAGTTCGGTGCCTGCCGGTGATAAAGAAATTCCGGTTACAGCTGTTGATGAATTTGGCAACAAACATACAACAACAGCAGCGATTTCAGTAAAACCAAGGGTTTCCGAAGGAGAAGGAGATTTTGACTGGGACGAGGCAAGAATCTATTTTATGCTGACTGACCGGTTCAATGATGGCGACCAGGGGAATAACGATCCCAATAATGAAAAATATGATGTGAATCATCCTGAATCATATCACGGCGGAGATTTTAAAGGAATATCCGAAAAGCTTGACTATCTTGATGATCTTGGCATCAATACAATCTGGATTACACCAATTGTGGATAATATTGATTGGGATCTTCGTCATAATAAAAACGGCAATCAATACGGTTACCACGGATATTGGGCAAAGGACTTCTCAAAGCTTGATGAACATCTTGGCGAGATGGAGGATTTGAATGAATTGCTGGATAAGGCACATGAACGTAAAATAAAGATTATGGTCGATGTTGTATTGAATCATACCGGCTATGGATTAAAAGAATCAGACAAGTTTGATCAGAACATCCCGAACTTTCCTCTGGATGAAGATCGTGAACGCTTCAAAGGTATGCTTCGCAGCGGGGGGACGGATGTCATAAGAGGCGAGCTTGCCGGACTGCCGGACCTGATTACAGAAGATTCAGCTGTAAGAGAGCAAATCATTGACTGGCAGACAGCGTGGGCATCTCATAAAACAAAAAAAGGAAATTCAATTGACTATTTCCGGGTAGACACTGTGAAACATGTGGAAGATACAACATGGAAAGCATTTAAAAATAAACTCACTAAAGTAAATCCTGATTTTAAACTGATTGGGGAGTATTATGGCGGCGGCATTGATAATACAGGCGGCTATTTAAACAGCGGACAGATGGATTCTCTGCTCGATTTCAATTTTAAATACGAAGCAAGAGATTTTATTAATGGTGAGATTGAGGCAGTTGAAGCAAGACTTGAGGAGCGGGGCGGCAAGCTCTCGAACACGGCGACAATGGGACAGTTCCTGAGCAGCCATGATGAAGACGGTTTCTTGCTGGCGCATGCAGGCGGAGATAAAAGCAAGCAGAAAATTGCTGCTGCTCTTCAAATAACAGCAAAAGGACAGCCGGTTATCTATTACGGAGAAGAGCTTGGGCAAACCGGAAAACACGCTGGCGATATGGATAAAGGCGAGTTTAATGAAAATCGTTATAATCTTGACTGGGACAATACGGAAAATAATGATCTGTTAACTCACTACCAGAAGCTATTAAACATCCGTAAAGACTATTCAAGCGTTTTTGCAAAAGGAGATCGGGCAAAAGTAGCAGGCAGCAATGAAGATGGATACCTTGTCTTCAAGAGAGAATACAAAGATCAATCTCTGGTTATCGGATTAAACACGACAGAAGAAATTCAGCAGATAACAATTGATGTGCCATTTGAAAAAGCTGCTGATGTTATTGATTTATACAGCGGTAAAAAATACAAGGTTTCCAGTGAACAGCAAGTAACGGTTGACTTAGCGGATCGGGAGCTTGGAGGTACGTTCATTTTATCACTTGAAAATAAAAGGACTGAGCCTCCGGCAGAAGGAGAAAATTCTCCGGGTCCGAGTGGCATTGATGAAGAAAACGGAACAGTTCAGGGTCAAAATAAATCCAATGAACATCTATCAGAAAGCAAACCAGCAGGTGAAAAAGATTCTAAGAATGAAAACAATAAGCTTCCTGCGACTTCGACAAATACCTATACTTACATGATGATAGGAGCTGTCTTGCTGATATTGGGAACGATTTTGTTTCGAAAAAAATACCAAAAAACTTAA
- a CDS encoding ReoY family proteolytic degradation factor, whose product MMAPVSVIEKKDFIRWFLNHYQLKRRECVWILNYLMSHDTLMEKVHFVEQAQYCPRGIIMSTHCVEEVPFRFYKENVMTTDAEKSFHDIRLNKDEDLFIQLNFRSAYQSPNYAAVLEANPFMPKHLNINEKDRVVAERILEQSIQTFQKEKLLQMIDDALDRQDKEAFESLTEKLKCLK is encoded by the coding sequence ATGATGGCCCCTGTATCTGTCATTGAGAAGAAGGATTTTATCAGGTGGTTTTTAAATCATTATCAGTTGAAAAGACGGGAATGTGTTTGGATCTTGAATTACTTAATGAGTCACGACACGCTGATGGAAAAAGTGCATTTCGTTGAGCAGGCCCAATATTGTCCGCGCGGGATTATCATGTCAACCCACTGCGTAGAGGAAGTGCCGTTTCGTTTTTACAAAGAAAATGTCATGACAACGGATGCAGAAAAATCCTTCCATGACATTCGGTTAAATAAAGACGAGGATCTGTTCATTCAGCTCAACTTCCGCTCGGCCTATCAATCGCCGAATTATGCAGCAGTGCTAGAAGCCAATCCATTTATGCCGAAACATCTCAACATTAATGAAAAAGACCGTGTAGTAGCTGAACGCATTTTAGAGCAATCGATTCAAACGTTCCAAAAAGAAAAATTACTTCAAATGATTGATGACGCACTTGACCGCCAGGATAAAGAAGCGTTTGAAAGCTTGACTGAAAAACTGAAATGTTTGAAATAA
- a CDS encoding tetratricopeptide repeat protein, with protein sequence MKNSLIEAIELVESGQAEEGLKKLSGLEKTLHDEEKFLLAEKYYQWGNTEHALNIMEDMHLLYPEESEVTVFLAEVYIDMDEEEKAIELLGTIPETDTAYVQALILSADLYQMQGLNEVSEQKLLSAKKMVPNEPVIDFALGELYFHQGHYHKAIPYFKDVLKEHTVITGVNVYQRLAESISASGEFEEALPYYEKAVDQQVDLHTLFGYGFTALQANYPKTAIDQFLKLKELDHEYTSLYLYLAKAYEEEGMLKESLETVKDGLKVDEYNKELYVYGGKIALKNNEPNEASALLQQAIAIDPGHVEATITLTNIYMQEQKYEEVIDCLKEVMRYGEEDPEYDRKLARAYHETEQYSDALNHYQRAYNFFKEEPDFLTEYGFYLLEDGNRAAAREMFRQALKHDPANVEIEEILIQLEDDF encoded by the coding sequence TTGAAAAATTCACTAATTGAAGCAATAGAATTAGTTGAGTCAGGACAAGCTGAAGAAGGCCTAAAAAAACTTTCAGGGCTTGAGAAGACTCTTCATGATGAAGAAAAATTTCTGCTTGCGGAAAAATACTACCAATGGGGCAATACGGAGCATGCGCTGAATATAATGGAAGACATGCATTTATTGTACCCGGAAGAATCTGAGGTTACGGTATTTTTAGCAGAAGTCTATATAGATATGGACGAAGAAGAAAAAGCAATTGAACTGCTGGGTACAATCCCTGAAACAGACACCGCTTATGTACAGGCTTTGATCCTTTCTGCTGATTTGTATCAAATGCAGGGATTAAATGAAGTAAGTGAACAAAAGCTCCTGTCTGCTAAAAAAATGGTGCCGAATGAACCTGTGATCGACTTTGCTCTCGGAGAACTATATTTTCATCAAGGGCATTACCACAAAGCCATCCCCTATTTTAAAGATGTATTAAAAGAGCATACAGTTATAACCGGTGTTAATGTCTATCAGAGGCTTGCAGAATCGATCAGTGCTTCAGGTGAATTTGAAGAAGCTCTTCCGTACTATGAAAAAGCAGTCGATCAACAAGTAGATTTGCACACGTTGTTCGGTTATGGTTTTACAGCACTTCAGGCAAATTATCCCAAGACAGCAATTGATCAGTTTTTAAAATTAAAAGAACTCGATCATGAATATACATCTCTTTATTTATATTTAGCAAAAGCATATGAAGAAGAAGGCATGCTGAAGGAAAGTCTTGAAACTGTAAAAGACGGATTGAAGGTGGATGAGTATAATAAGGAGCTTTATGTTTACGGAGGGAAAATCGCTTTAAAAAATAATGAGCCAAACGAAGCATCAGCCTTGCTTCAGCAAGCCATTGCCATTGATCCAGGACATGTCGAAGCAACAATTACACTGACAAATATTTATATGCAGGAGCAAAAATATGAAGAGGTTATTGACTGTCTGAAAGAAGTGATGAGGTACGGCGAGGAAGATCCTGAATATGACCGCAAATTAGCACGAGCTTATCATGAAACAGAGCAATATTCGGATGCATTAAACCATTACCAGCGAGCATATAATTTCTTCAAGGAAGAACCAGATTTTCTTACGGAGTACGGTTTTTACCTGTTAGAGGACGGAAATCGCGCCGCCGCCAGGGAAATGTTCCGCCAGGCATTAAAGCATGATCCGGCGAATGTCGAAATCGAAGAGATTTTGATACAATTAGAAGATGATTTTTAA
- the aroA gene encoding 3-phosphoshikimate 1-carboxyvinyltransferase has protein sequence MSNEKKLRRAETLSGEIAIPGDKSISHRAVMFGALANGETVIENFLAGADCLSTIACFRQMGVEIEQNGAKVKVSGKGIDSLREPEELLDVGNSGTTTRLMLGILAGRPFHACIIGDESIAKRPMTRVTDPLREMGASIDGRQNGNYTPISIRGGTLKGLDYVSPVASAQVKSAILLAGLQAKNEKTRVTEPHKSRDHTERMLRAFGVEVKENDRSAEIIGGQSLKAASIQVPGDISSAAFFLVAGAIVPDSTITLKNVGINPTRTGIIEVLKKMGADLTIKEKGSHAHEPVADLTISASELKGTVISGELIPRLIDEIPVIALLATQAEGETIIKDASELKVKETNRIDTVVQELKKLGADIEPTDDGMIIRGKQALRTSASVSSHGDHRIGMMLAVAALITEGEVSLSGHEAINVSYPQFFEHLNQLADKKSGSARLA, from the coding sequence ATGTCAAATGAAAAGAAATTGCGAAGAGCAGAGACGTTAAGCGGCGAAATTGCCATTCCCGGTGATAAATCCATTTCGCATAGAGCGGTCATGTTCGGAGCTCTTGCAAATGGTGAGACAGTTATTGAAAACTTCCTTGCTGGAGCAGACTGTTTATCCACTATTGCCTGCTTCAGACAAATGGGCGTTGAAATAGAACAGAACGGAGCGAAGGTGAAAGTCTCAGGGAAAGGAATTGATTCTCTAAGGGAACCTGAAGAATTATTGGATGTAGGCAATTCAGGTACAACTACCCGTCTAATGCTGGGCATTTTAGCAGGACGTCCGTTCCATGCCTGCATCATCGGCGATGAATCAATTGCTAAAAGGCCGATGACACGTGTCACTGATCCTCTAAGAGAGATGGGTGCATCTATTGATGGCAGACAAAACGGCAATTATACGCCTATTTCCATTCGCGGAGGCACACTTAAAGGATTAGACTATGTATCACCTGTAGCTAGCGCTCAAGTTAAGTCTGCTATTCTGCTTGCAGGGCTGCAGGCAAAAAATGAAAAAACGCGAGTAACAGAACCTCATAAATCAAGAGATCATACGGAAAGAATGCTTAGAGCTTTCGGTGTTGAAGTGAAGGAAAATGATCGATCAGCAGAGATTATCGGCGGTCAGTCTCTTAAGGCTGCATCCATTCAGGTTCCCGGTGATATTTCTTCTGCAGCCTTTTTCTTAGTAGCAGGTGCAATTGTTCCAGACAGTACCATTACGCTGAAAAATGTAGGGATCAATCCGACCAGAACAGGGATTATTGAAGTTCTTAAAAAAATGGGTGCAGATTTAACGATTAAAGAGAAAGGATCTCACGCCCATGAGCCTGTTGCGGATTTAACGATTTCAGCGTCTGAATTAAAAGGAACAGTGATATCAGGAGAATTAATTCCGCGATTGATCGATGAAATTCCCGTTATTGCATTGCTTGCCACTCAAGCTGAAGGGGAGACAATCATTAAAGATGCAAGTGAGCTGAAGGTGAAAGAAACAAACCGCATTGATACGGTTGTGCAGGAGCTTAAGAAGCTTGGAGCAGATATTGAGCCTACAGATGACGGCATGATTATCCGGGGCAAGCAGGCCTTAAGAACGTCAGCATCGGTATCAAGCCATGGTGATCATAGAATCGGTATGATGCTTGCAGTTGCGGCTCTTATAACAGAAGGAGAGGTTTCATTGTCAGGTCATGAAGCAATCAATGTATCCTATCCGCAATTTTTTGAACACTTAAACCAGCTCGCTGATAAGAAAAGCGGAAGCGCCCGTCTAGCTTAG
- a CDS encoding prephenate dehydrogenase, with amino-acid sequence MEQQIEKIHIVGLGLIGGSIALAIKQEFPAITIAGYDINQSQTEIAKTLTVIDEIAADQFDGIETADIIILATPVEQTLSIIAALSSLSLKESVIITDVGSTKQKISNHAASVFGGNVQFIGGHPMAGSHKSGVIAAKAHLFENAFYILTPMEHTSRESIGILQHVLKGTKAHFVEMTPAEHDEVTGIISHFPHIVAASLVHQAGRFEDNHPVIKRLAAGGFRDITRIASSSPAMWRDILLHNKEKLLALFDDWRYEMDRVRELVDELDGDALFSYFQEAKDFRDGLPEREKGAIPSFYDLYVDVPDYPGVISEITGYLAIEEISITNIRIIETREEIYGVLRLSFQTDVDRERAQKCIEKHTDYKTFFS; translated from the coding sequence ATGGAACAGCAGATCGAAAAAATACATATAGTAGGATTAGGGTTAATAGGCGGTTCTATCGCTCTTGCTATAAAGCAGGAGTTTCCTGCCATAACGATTGCCGGATATGATATTAATCAAAGCCAGACTGAAATCGCAAAGACTCTGACTGTAATTGATGAAATAGCCGCAGATCAATTTGACGGCATAGAGACAGCCGATATAATTATTCTTGCTACACCGGTTGAGCAGACTTTGTCTATTATCGCCGCATTAAGTTCACTTTCATTAAAAGAAAGTGTCATTATTACGGATGTAGGCAGCACAAAACAAAAAATCAGCAATCATGCAGCTTCTGTTTTCGGGGGCAATGTGCAGTTTATTGGCGGACATCCGATGGCCGGATCACATAAATCAGGTGTTATTGCGGCAAAAGCCCACCTTTTTGAAAATGCCTTTTATATCCTGACACCTATGGAGCATACCTCAAGGGAATCGATTGGCATCCTTCAGCACGTTCTTAAAGGAACAAAGGCTCATTTTGTTGAAATGACTCCAGCTGAACATGACGAGGTTACTGGCATCATCAGTCATTTTCCGCATATCGTCGCAGCGAGCCTTGTTCACCAGGCAGGAAGATTTGAAGACAATCATCCTGTCATAAAACGTCTGGCAGCCGGCGGATTCAGGGATATCACAAGGATTGCATCAAGCAGCCCTGCAATGTGGAGAGATATACTTCTTCATAATAAAGAGAAGCTTCTTGCTTTGTTTGATGACTGGCGATACGAAATGGACCGTGTCAGAGAGCTTGTAGATGAACTTGACGGAGATGCATTATTTTCGTATTTTCAGGAAGCTAAGGATTTTAGAGATGGCCTGCCGGAGAGAGAGAAAGGCGCGATTCCTTCTTTTTACGATTTATATGTGGACGTTCCGGATTATCCCGGGGTCATTTCTGAAATTACAGGTTACCTTGCAATAGAGGAAATCAGCATTACGAACATTCGGATTATTGAAACACGCGAAGAGATTTATGGTGTGCTGAGATTAAGCTTTCAGACGGATGTCGACCGTGAACGGGCTCAAAAATGCATCGAGAAACATACAGACTACAAAACATTTTTCAGTTAA
- the hisC gene encoding histidinol-phosphate transaminase, producing MQIKDQLTNLKPYQPGKPIEEVKKEYNLTHIVKLASNENPYGSSERAKKAIQDELNQLALYPDGYSAQLRESLARFLKVEENEIIFGNGSDEIVQIICRAFLKKGTNTVMATPTFPQYRHNAVIEDADIKEIPLINGNHDLDSMLAAIDEQTKVIWLCSPNNPTGTYINEQSLHAFLNKVPDHVLVILDEAYYEYVTASDFPETLPLIKEYKNVMILRTFSKAYGLAALRVGYGIANKELIKSIEPAREPFNTNRLGQTAALHALSDQEFIKQCAEKNKQGLEQFYQFSKEHGLSYYPSEGNFILIDFNRDADEVFQALLEKGYIVRSGKALGFPTSIRITIGTKEQNEEILQILTELIS from the coding sequence ATGCAAATTAAAGATCAACTTACAAACTTAAAACCGTATCAGCCGGGAAAACCAATTGAAGAAGTAAAAAAAGAATATAACTTAACTCACATTGTGAAGCTCGCTTCCAACGAAAACCCATACGGCAGCTCAGAACGTGCGAAAAAAGCGATTCAGGATGAACTGAATCAGCTTGCACTGTACCCAGACGGCTACAGTGCACAGCTCCGTGAATCACTGGCACGTTTTTTAAAAGTAGAGGAAAACGAAATTATTTTTGGAAATGGATCCGATGAAATTGTTCAGATCATTTGCCGGGCATTTTTGAAAAAAGGGACAAACACAGTGATGGCAACACCGACATTTCCTCAATACCGCCACAATGCCGTCATCGAAGACGCAGATATTAAGGAAATTCCGCTGATTAATGGAAATCACGATCTTGACTCCATGCTTGCAGCAATTGATGAACAAACAAAGGTCATTTGGCTCTGTTCACCTAACAATCCTACAGGCACTTATATTAACGAGCAGTCTTTGCATGCTTTTCTGAATAAGGTTCCTGATCATGTGCTGGTTATTCTGGATGAAGCTTATTATGAATATGTGACAGCCTCTGATTTTCCAGAAACGCTGCCATTAATCAAAGAATATAAAAACGTCATGATTCTGCGTACATTCTCAAAAGCATACGGTCTTGCAGCACTCCGCGTCGGATATGGAATTGCGAACAAGGAGTTAATCAAAAGCATCGAACCTGCAAGAGAGCCTTTTAATACGAACCGTTTAGGGCAAACTGCAGCTCTGCATGCTTTAAGTGACCAGGAGTTCATTAAACAATGTGCAGAAAAAAATAAACAGGGTCTCGAACAATTTTATCAATTCAGCAAAGAACACGGTCTATCCTACTATCCTTCAGAAGGAAACTTTATTCTGATTGATTTTAACCGCGATGCTGATGAAGTATTTCAGGCGCTCCTGGAAAAAGGCTATATCGTCCGTTCCGGTAAAGCACTCGGATTTCCGACGTCTATCCGCATCACGATCGGAACGAAAGAACAAAACGAAGAGATTCTGCAGATTTTAACAGAATTGATTTCATAA
- the trpA gene encoding tryptophan synthase subunit alpha has translation MQEYLQKQLEQNKKLFIPFITAGDPNGEATIGLALTLQKAGAAAIELGIPYSDPLADGPVIQRASQRALSEGMNIVKAMELVPSMRERGLTIPIILFTYYNPVLQLGKESFFTLAEKNTIDGLLIPDLPFEESGELRESCKQHGVTFISMVAPTSVQRLKKIVSSAEGFLYCVSSLGVTGSRKTFDQRIFDFLSEVTREASVPVVVGFGVSSREHVDELTKVCDGIVVGSALIEEIERLSSKLKVADSLDAALLEFEEKAGSFVSDAKVRTG, from the coding sequence ATGCAGGAATACTTGCAGAAGCAGCTGGAACAAAATAAGAAATTATTTATCCCATTTATTACAGCAGGCGACCCGAATGGCGAAGCTACAATCGGGCTCGCTCTTACTCTTCAGAAAGCAGGAGCTGCAGCTATTGAACTCGGCATCCCATATTCAGATCCCCTTGCGGACGGGCCTGTCATCCAGAGGGCATCACAAAGAGCGCTGTCAGAAGGAATGAATATTGTAAAAGCCATGGAACTTGTACCCTCCATGCGTGAAAGAGGTCTAACTATTCCAATAATTCTTTTTACGTATTATAATCCTGTGTTACAATTAGGAAAAGAATCCTTCTTTACTTTAGCGGAGAAAAACACAATAGACGGACTGCTGATACCAGATCTTCCTTTTGAGGAGAGCGGGGAGTTAAGAGAGTCCTGCAAGCAGCATGGAGTCACTTTTATTTCAATGGTTGCCCCTACTTCTGTGCAGCGGCTCAAGAAAATTGTTTCAAGTGCTGAAGGCTTTCTATACTGTGTTTCATCGTTAGGTGTAACGGGTTCGAGAAAGACGTTTGATCAGCGCATTTTCGATTTTCTGAGTGAGGTAACCCGAGAAGCTTCAGTCCCTGTTGTTGTCGGTTTTGGTGTTTCATCAAGGGAACATGTAGATGAACTGACGAAGGTATGTGACGGAATTGTTGTTGGGAGCGCATTAATAGAAGAAATAGAGAGGTTATCTTCAAAATTGAAAGTGGCTGACTCACTGGATGCTGCGCTGCTTGAGTTTGAAGAAAAAGCTGGCTCATTTGTTTCAGATGCTAAAGTAAGAACAGGATGA